The region AAACAAGGTTGGGATGGCAGGCATGAAGTATTAGAAAGATATTGGTTAGATCAACAAAACAAAATCAGATATGTTTTTGTAGCTGAGTTAGACGAGGATATTGCTGGGTACGTAACAGTAGCAAAAAAAGTAAAGCATGGACCTTTCCAAGAAAGTGAACTACCTGAAATTACTGATTTTAATGTTTTTGAACAGTATCGAGAAAAAGGAATTGGAAACTCTTTACTAGATGTGGCAGAAAACAAAGCCGTGCAATTTTCGACTATTGTTACTTTAGGAGTTGGCTTACATTCTGGATATGGTGCAGCACAGCCTATTTATGCAA is a window of Carnobacterium mobile DSM 4848 DNA encoding:
- a CDS encoding GNAT family N-acetyltransferase: MKKEDISKIANAFLKQGWDGRHEVLERYWLDQQNKIRYVFVAELDEDIAGYVTVAKKVKHGPFQESELPEITDFNVFEQYREKGIGNSLLDVAENKAVQFSTIVTLGVGLHSGYGAAQPIYAKRGYLPDGSGVWFENKNIDNGEVCMNNDDLCIYLSKKLR